One segment of Ferrovum sp. PN-J185 DNA contains the following:
- the mreD gene encoding rod shape-determining protein MreD, producing MSRIILTLMVAVILTLLPWSGYALLIEPNWILIVLLYWGIHEPRVVNGSAFFIFGLLSDVAQSSILGVHAFSFSVVFWLLSAYRQRILTFYAANQALHLLPAFLLNQVIITLIIYITAGTLPDWLWFLQSILSAVCWLVTPYVVEIKLTSQSS from the coding sequence ATGAGTAGGATTATATTAACTTTAATGGTGGCTGTTATTCTTACTTTACTACCCTGGTCAGGTTATGCGCTATTGATCGAACCTAATTGGATATTGATTGTTTTGTTATATTGGGGAATTCACGAGCCGCGTGTTGTTAACGGTTCTGCTTTTTTTATTTTTGGATTGTTATCGGACGTGGCACAAAGCTCTATTTTGGGAGTTCACGCATTTAGCTTCAGCGTTGTCTTTTGGCTACTCTCCGCCTATCGTCAGCGTATCCTTACCTTTTATGCAGCGAATCAAGCATTACATCTATTACCTGCTTTTTTATTAAACCAGGTAATTATTACTCTCATCATTTACATCACCGCTGGCACACTACCTGATTGGTTGTGGTTTTTACAAAGTATTCTCTCTGCAGTATGTTGGCTTGTTACTCCTTACGTGGTTGAAATCAAGCTGACATCACAATCCTCATGA